The following are encoded together in the Thermomonas brevis genome:
- the thrA gene encoding bifunctional aspartate kinase/homoserine dehydrogenase I — translation MDSSQSAPPKLLRRAHKFGGSSLADAGRIRHVAGLLLADDASNQIAVSSAMHGTTNALVALGDAATAGGEWKDALETLCQRHRETARALLEQPDALLAKIDALCGELADLLQATSLLRQPGRTALERIHGMGEVLSTSLLHAHLVERGGDYALLDAREVLVVRHTDLGAVVDWEQSARNLADWRARHPQSRANVTGFVARDERGLPTTLGRNGSDYSAAIFASLFEADELHIWSDVDGVLSADPRLVPEAVPLAAMSYREACELAYFGAKVIHPQTMTPAIARGLPILMRNTFRPEFPGTRIDADGDRAAAGPVKGLTLGGHLALVCLEGAGLIGVPGTAERVFAALHAAHISVVMISQGSSEHSICCVVHEREAAAARDALRDAFARELAGAQVQGVTMQAGISVLAAVGDGMAGTPGVAARMFDALARARVNIRAIAQGASERNISVAIDSADAARALRAVHAAFWLSPQTIALAVIGPGKVGSALLDQLQAALPRLRSQHNIDLRLRALATRNQLWLCEHGGDADWRARMQGTPSEASLDTLATHLLDTHLPHAVVIDCSASDSVAQRYSEWLAAGIHVITPNKQAGAGPLERFEAIRAARAKSGARFRYEATVGAGLPVISTLRDLLDTGDELLAIEGIFSGTLAWLFNKFDGEKPFSELVREAHALGYTEPDPRDDLSGTDVARKLVILARESGMPLSLGNVAVESLVPETLRGADRDTFMAGLELLDAPMLARLEAARAKGCALRYVARLERDGKASVALRELPADHAFAHLRLTDNCVSFTTRRYCDNPLVVQGPGAGPEVTAAGVFSDLLRLAAALGAKL, via the coding sequence ATGGATTCGTCGCAGTCCGCACCACCCAAGCTTCTTCGCCGCGCGCACAAGTTCGGCGGCAGCTCGCTGGCCGACGCCGGACGCATCCGCCACGTCGCCGGCCTGCTGCTGGCCGACGATGCGTCGAACCAGATCGCGGTGTCCTCCGCGATGCACGGCACCACCAATGCGCTGGTCGCGCTGGGCGATGCCGCGACCGCCGGCGGCGAATGGAAGGACGCGCTGGAAACCCTGTGCCAGCGCCATCGGGAAACGGCGCGCGCACTGCTGGAGCAGCCCGACGCGCTGCTGGCGAAGATCGATGCGCTCTGCGGCGAACTGGCCGACCTGCTGCAAGCCACGTCGCTGTTGCGCCAGCCGGGGCGCACCGCGCTGGAACGCATCCACGGCATGGGCGAGGTGCTTTCGACCTCGCTGCTGCATGCGCACCTGGTCGAACGCGGCGGCGACTACGCCCTGCTCGACGCGCGCGAAGTGCTGGTCGTGCGCCATACCGATCTCGGCGCGGTGGTCGACTGGGAGCAAAGCGCGCGCAACCTCGCCGACTGGCGCGCGCGCCATCCGCAGTCGCGCGCCAACGTCACCGGCTTCGTCGCCCGCGACGAGCGCGGCCTGCCGACCACGCTGGGCCGCAACGGCAGCGACTACTCCGCCGCGATCTTCGCCAGCCTGTTCGAGGCCGACGAACTGCATATCTGGAGCGACGTCGATGGCGTACTCTCCGCCGACCCGCGGCTGGTGCCGGAAGCGGTGCCGCTGGCCGCGATGAGCTACCGCGAAGCCTGCGAGCTAGCCTATTTCGGCGCCAAGGTGATCCATCCGCAGACGATGACGCCCGCGATCGCGCGCGGCCTGCCGATCCTGATGCGCAACACCTTCCGTCCCGAGTTCCCCGGCACCCGCATCGATGCCGACGGCGACCGCGCCGCCGCCGGCCCGGTGAAGGGGCTGACGCTGGGCGGCCACCTCGCGCTGGTGTGCCTGGAAGGCGCGGGCCTGATCGGCGTCCCCGGCACCGCCGAGCGCGTGTTCGCCGCGTTGCACGCCGCGCACATCTCGGTGGTGATGATCTCGCAGGGCTCGTCCGAACACTCGATCTGCTGTGTCGTCCACGAACGCGAAGCCGCCGCCGCGCGCGACGCGCTGCGCGACGCCTTCGCCCGCGAGCTGGCCGGCGCGCAGGTGCAGGGCGTGACCATGCAGGCCGGCATCAGCGTGCTGGCCGCGGTAGGCGACGGCATGGCCGGCACGCCGGGCGTGGCCGCACGGATGTTCGACGCGCTGGCCCGCGCCCGCGTCAACATCCGCGCGATCGCACAGGGCGCGTCGGAGCGCAACATTTCGGTGGCGATCGATTCCGCCGATGCCGCGCGTGCGCTGCGCGCCGTGCACGCCGCGTTCTGGCTGTCGCCGCAGACGATCGCGTTGGCGGTGATCGGCCCCGGCAAGGTCGGCAGCGCCCTGCTCGACCAGTTGCAGGCCGCGCTGCCGCGCCTGCGCTCTCAGCACAACATCGACCTGCGCCTGCGCGCGCTGGCGACCCGCAACCAGCTGTGGCTGTGCGAACACGGCGGCGACGCCGACTGGCGCGCGCGCATGCAGGGCACGCCGTCCGAGGCCAGCCTCGACACGCTGGCCACGCACCTGCTGGACACGCATCTTCCCCACGCCGTCGTCATCGATTGCAGCGCCAGCGACAGCGTGGCGCAGCGCTACTCGGAGTGGCTGGCCGCCGGCATCCACGTCATCACGCCGAACAAGCAGGCCGGCGCGGGGCCGCTGGAACGCTTCGAGGCCATCCGCGCGGCGCGGGCGAAAAGCGGCGCGCGCTTCCGCTACGAGGCCACGGTGGGCGCGGGCCTGCCGGTGATTTCCACCCTGCGCGATCTGCTGGACACCGGCGACGAACTGCTCGCCATCGAAGGCATCTTCTCCGGCACGCTGGCCTGGCTGTTCAACAAGTTCGACGGCGAAAAACCCTTTTCCGAATTGGTGCGTGAGGCGCACGCACTGGGCTATACCGAACCCGACCCGCGCGACGATCTCTCCGGCACCGACGTGGCGCGCAAGCTGGTGATCCTCGCCCGCGAATCCGGCATGCCGCTGTCGCTGGGCAACGTCGCTGTGGAAAGCCTCGTCCCCGAAACCCTGCGCGGCGCCGACCGCGACACCTTCATGGCCGGGCTGGAATTGCTGGATGCGCCGATGCTGGCACGACTGGAAGCCGCACGTGCCAAGGGCTGCGCGCTTCGATATGTCGCGCGGTTGGAACGCGATGGCAAAGCGTCCGTTGCGCTGCGCGAACTTCCCGCCGACCATGCCTTCGCCCATTTGCGACTGACGGACAACTGCGTGTCGTTCACCACCCGCCGCTATTGCGACAACCCGCTGGTCGTGCAAGGCCCCGGCGCGGGCCCGGAAGTGACCGCCGCCGGCGTGTTCTCCGATCTGCTGCGGCTGGCCGCCGCGCTGGGGGCGAAGCTGTGA
- a CDS encoding homoserine kinase: MSAARREARAFAPGSVGNVGVGFDVLGHSIAGIGDIATVRRIDEPTVRINAIRGTVTDLPLEAERNTAGGALIALREALALSFGFELELDKGIPLGSGLGGSAASCVAALVAANALLDAPLSPHALYPHALAGEAVASGGRHGDNVGPMLLGGLVLATADRLTKIDVPAGWHAAVVHPHAVLETRRAREALAGAYALKEFVAQSANLAQVLLGCERGDASLVRAGLSDVLVEPRRAPLIAGFAEVKQAALDSGAMGASISGAGPSVFAWCEDEATARRAGASMAAAFANAGFASDLHLTPINGTAAEVLA, translated from the coding sequence GTGAGCGCCGCGCGACGCGAAGCGCGCGCCTTCGCGCCGGGATCGGTGGGCAACGTCGGCGTCGGTTTCGACGTGCTCGGCCACAGCATCGCCGGTATCGGCGACATCGCCACCGTGCGCCGCATCGACGAACCGACGGTGCGGATCAACGCGATCCGCGGCACCGTCACCGACCTGCCGCTGGAAGCAGAACGCAATACCGCCGGCGGCGCGCTGATCGCGCTGCGCGAAGCGCTGGCGCTGTCGTTCGGCTTCGAGCTGGAACTGGACAAGGGCATCCCGCTCGGTTCCGGATTGGGCGGCTCGGCGGCGTCCTGCGTGGCCGCGCTGGTGGCGGCAAATGCGCTGCTCGATGCGCCGCTGTCTCCGCATGCGCTGTATCCGCACGCCTTGGCCGGCGAAGCCGTCGCCAGCGGTGGCCGACACGGCGACAACGTCGGCCCGATGCTGCTGGGCGGACTGGTGCTGGCAACGGCCGACCGCTTGACGAAGATCGACGTGCCCGCCGGATGGCACGCAGCCGTGGTGCATCCGCACGCGGTGCTGGAAACCCGCCGCGCCCGCGAGGCATTGGCCGGCGCGTATGCACTGAAGGAGTTCGTCGCGCAAAGCGCCAATCTCGCGCAGGTGCTGTTGGGCTGCGAGCGTGGCGATGCCTCGCTGGTGCGCGCCGGCCTGTCCGACGTGCTGGTGGAGCCGCGCCGCGCGCCGCTGATCGCCGGCTTCGCCGAAGTGAAACAGGCGGCATTGGACAGCGGCGCGATGGGCGCCAGCATTTCCGGCGCCGGCCCCAGCGTCTTCGCCTGGTGCGAGGACGAAGCCACCGCACGGCGCGCGGGTGCGTCGATGGCAGCGGCGTTTGCCAACGCCGGCTTCGCCAGCGACCTGCATCTCACGCCCATCAACGGCACCGCCGCCGAGGTGCTGGCATGA
- the thrC gene encoding threonine synthase yields MNAISTRGQAPAVSIADAIAAGLAPDGGLYMPETWPSFTPAQFDGADTLTEVATRFLAPFFAGGALESALPGICRDALAIDPPLAGFGKPDDFLLELFHGPTAAFKDYGAAFLAGCLAALPRGDKPLTIVVATSGDTGAAVAAAFHGLPGFRVAILYPDGRVSPRQAHQLGCFGDNIRAFRVAGSFDDCQRLAKTLLADAGYRAEVPLGSANSISLGRLLPQAAYYAYAALTHWRATGRPLNFVVPTGNLGNALACLLAKRMGLPIGELVLASNANTVLPDFFAGGDYAPQPSIATLANAMDVGAPSNFERLCFLYPDAGELRATLRAEAVSDEQIRAAIVRTREARGHVVCPHTACAAEVLDRLRARGEQGDWAAVATAHPAKFPEVVEPLLGDPVPPPPALAAMLARPSTAEPLADDADALRERLRD; encoded by the coding sequence ATGAACGCGATCAGCACGCGCGGGCAGGCACCCGCCGTTTCGATTGCCGATGCGATTGCCGCCGGCCTCGCGCCGGACGGCGGGTTGTACATGCCCGAGACTTGGCCATCGTTCACGCCCGCACAGTTCGACGGCGCGGACACGCTGACCGAGGTCGCCACCCGTTTCCTCGCGCCGTTCTTCGCCGGCGGCGCGCTGGAATCCGCCCTGCCCGGCATCTGCCGCGACGCGCTCGCCATCGACCCGCCGCTCGCGGGTTTCGGCAAGCCGGACGACTTCCTGCTGGAGCTGTTCCACGGCCCCACCGCCGCGTTCAAGGACTACGGCGCGGCCTTCCTCGCCGGCTGCTTGGCTGCGCTGCCGCGCGGCGACAAGCCGCTGACAATCGTGGTCGCCACCTCTGGCGACACCGGCGCGGCGGTGGCCGCCGCCTTCCACGGCCTGCCGGGTTTCCGCGTCGCCATCCTCTATCCCGATGGCCGCGTCTCGCCGCGACAAGCGCACCAGCTCGGCTGCTTCGGCGACAACATCCGCGCGTTCCGCGTCGCCGGCAGCTTCGACGACTGCCAGCGCCTCGCCAAGACCCTGCTGGCCGACGCCGGCTATCGCGCCGAAGTCCCGCTGGGTTCCGCCAACAGCATCAGCCTGGGCCGGCTGCTGCCGCAGGCCGCCTACTACGCCTATGCCGCGCTGACGCACTGGCGCGCAACGGGACGACCACTGAACTTCGTCGTGCCCACCGGCAATCTCGGCAACGCGCTGGCCTGCCTGCTGGCGAAGCGGATGGGCCTGCCAATCGGCGAACTGGTGCTGGCGAGCAACGCCAACACCGTGCTGCCGGACTTCTTCGCCGGCGGCGACTACGCGCCGCAGCCCAGCATCGCCACGCTGGCGAACGCGATGGACGTGGGCGCGCCCAGCAACTTCGAGCGCCTGTGCTTCCTGTACCCGGACGCCGGCGAACTGCGCGCGACGCTGCGCGCCGAAGCGGTAAGCGACGAGCAGATCCGCGCCGCCATCGTCCGCACCCGCGAAGCGCGCGGCCACGTGGTCTGCCCGCACACCGCCTGCGCCGCCGAAGTGCTGGACCGCCTGCGCGCGCGCGGCGAGCAAGGCGACTGGGCCGCCGTCGCCACCGCCCACCCGGCCAAGTTCCCGGAAGTGGTGGAGCCGCTGCTGGGCGACCCCGTCCCGCCACCGCCCGCGCTGGCGGCGATGCTGGCCCGGCCCAGCACCGCCGAACCGCTGGCGGACGATGCCGATGCGCTGCGGGAGCGGCTGCGCGAT